A single window of Thermococcus celericrescens DNA harbors:
- a CDS encoding HEPN domain-containing protein, translating into MVSLHELKANAKEYLEDADHLFNKGHYNSALNLYFKALVAICDYIILRDTGKLPRNHTERFRILEAKYPEIYEVVDFHFNNYRRAYLMRATKEWVEVLKNDVHGLYTKI; encoded by the coding sequence ATGGTTAGCCTTCATGAACTCAAGGCCAACGCCAAAGAATACCTTGAGGATGCGGACCACTTGTTCAACAAAGGCCACTATAACTCGGCTTTAAACCTTTACTTCAAGGCCCTCGTGGCAATTTGCGACTACATCATCCTCAGGGATACCGGAAAACTCCCAAGAAACCACACTGAACGTTTCAGGATTCTGGAGGCCAAGTACCCAGAGATCTATGAGGTTGTGGACTTCCACTTCAACAACTACCGCAGAGCATACCTCATGAGAGCCACAAAGGAATGGGTAGAGGTGCTAAAGAATGACGTCCACGGACTCTACACCAAAATCTGA
- the cobO gene encoding cob(I)yrinic acid a,c-diamide adenosyltransferase yields MSWKEKLGLVHIYTGNGKGKTTAALGLAVRMLGSGGRVIVLQFMKAPDVYGEQKKIKECGAVIESFGLPKFVHGKPEPEDIEAAKKALQRAREVVSSGEWDLVILDEICVALGFKMLGVEEVKELIENKAENTELVLTGRYCPEELFELADYVTEMREVKHPYQKGVLARRGVEF; encoded by the coding sequence ATGTCCTGGAAAGAAAAACTCGGCCTGGTTCATATCTACACCGGCAACGGGAAGGGAAAGACGACGGCCGCCCTCGGCCTCGCGGTCAGGATGCTCGGCTCCGGTGGGAGGGTGATAGTCCTCCAGTTCATGAAGGCCCCGGATGTGTACGGCGAGCAGAAGAAGATAAAGGAATGCGGTGCTGTGATAGAATCCTTCGGCCTTCCAAAGTTCGTCCACGGGAAGCCGGAGCCAGAGGATATCGAGGCCGCCAAAAAAGCCCTCCAGCGGGCCAGAGAAGTCGTCTCAAGCGGAGAGTGGGATTTGGTTATCCTCGACGAGATATGCGTCGCCCTCGGCTTCAAGATGCTGGGCGTCGAGGAGGTGAAGGAGCTCATCGAAAACAAAGCCGAGAACACAGAACTCGTTCTTACCGGCCGCTACTGCCCGGAGGAACTCTTTGAGCTGGCGGACTACGTGACCGAGATGCGCGAGGTGAAACATCCCTACCAGAAGGGCGTCCTCGCCAGGAGGGGCGTGGAGTTCTGA
- a CDS encoding UPF0147 family protein produces MSELIGQIVQVLKEQVVQDTVVPRNIRRAAEQAIEALLDESKEPAVRAADAIAILEEISEDPNMPMHTRTIIWEVLGALEQVK; encoded by the coding sequence ATGAGCGAGCTCATCGGCCAGATCGTGCAGGTTCTCAAGGAGCAGGTCGTTCAGGACACCGTTGTTCCCAGGAACATAAGGCGCGCCGCAGAGCAGGCCATCGAGGCCCTCCTGGACGAGAGCAAGGAGCCGGCCGTCAGGGCGGCGGATGCGATAGCCATCCTCGAGGAGATAAGCGAGGACCCGAACATGCCGATGCACACGAGGACGATCATCTGGGAGGTCCTCGGTGCCCTTGAGCAGGTCAAGTGA
- a CDS encoding aldolase, with product MSRTIKTQLMKYSRLAHERGLTAAFGGNLSIRRGNLVFIKATGAVMDDMTAEQVAVIDMSGRQVSGVRPSSEYRLHLAVYRTRPDVRAIAHLHPPYSIVASTLVEGELPIITPEAEIYLKRIPIAPFRPAGTEELAEVTSGALQNSDAAIMAKHGIVTVGKTLREAFYKAELVEESAKLWYMGRKV from the coding sequence ATGAGCAGGACAATCAAAACCCAACTGATGAAGTACTCCAGGCTGGCCCACGAGAGGGGACTCACTGCCGCCTTTGGTGGAAACCTGAGCATCAGGAGGGGAAACCTCGTATTCATCAAGGCCACCGGGGCGGTGATGGACGACATGACGGCAGAACAGGTCGCCGTAATCGACATGAGCGGAAGGCAGGTCTCCGGGGTGAGGCCATCGTCGGAGTACAGGCTTCACCTCGCGGTTTACAGAACGAGGCCCGACGTCAGGGCCATCGCTCATCTGCACCCGCCGTATTCCATCGTCGCCTCGACGCTGGTGGAGGGCGAACTGCCGATAATAACCCCCGAGGCCGAGATATACCTCAAAAGAATCCCGATAGCCCCGTTCAGACCCGCTGGGACGGAAGAGCTGGCGGAGGTCACCTCAGGGGCCCTCCAGAACTCAGACGCAGCAATAATGGCCAAGCACGGCATAGTGACCGTGGGGAAAACCCTCAGGGAGGCGTTCTACAAGGCCGAACTCGTCGAGGAGAGCGCGAAGCTCTGGTACATGGGCAGAAAAGTGTGA
- a CDS encoding Tfx family DNA-binding protein, which yields MGKGSFLTEQQIKILRLRARGLKQSEIAEMLGTSRANISILERRALDKIEKARNTLLIWEQINSKISVEVRKGEDIFNVPERLFLKADELGVKVPYSTAEIIAFLVEHAPISDRIAKRDFTLFLDAKDRLRISECLLEDFDKVGKQE from the coding sequence ATGGGGAAGGGGAGCTTTCTAACCGAGCAGCAGATTAAAATTCTCAGGCTCCGCGCCAGGGGCCTCAAACAGAGCGAGATAGCCGAGATGCTCGGAACGAGCCGGGCCAACATAAGCATCCTTGAGAGGCGCGCACTTGACAAGATCGAGAAGGCCAGAAACACCCTCCTGATATGGGAGCAGATAAACTCCAAGATAAGCGTCGAGGTGAGGAAGGGGGAGGACATCTTCAACGTTCCGGAGAGGCTCTTCCTGAAGGCCGACGAGCTGGGGGTGAAGGTGCCGTACAGCACAGCGGAGATAATAGCCTTTCTCGTGGAGCACGCCCCGATAAGCGACAGGATAGCGAAGCGTGACTTCACGCTCTTCCTTGACGCCAAGGACAGGCTCAGGATAAGCGAGTGCCTACTTGAGGACTTCGATAAGGTGGGGAAGCAGGAGTGA